The Magallana gigas chromosome 6, xbMagGiga1.1, whole genome shotgun sequence genome includes the window ctgtACAGGAATATTTTGGTGACTTGGATTATTGTGTGTGATATTAATTTGTCTCAAAAGAGGACAAAATCACCCAGCATCTCCCATTAAAAAACATATCGGCTGTTTCCAACTGGCAAGATAATTATTCGAAATATAAAACGGTTTGATAGGTAGTGTACATATATCAGTATATAGACCACTCATGATATAATATGGCCCTTTAAAAATCATATGCTTATTCCTGTGTAGCAATACTTTACCGAATGTAAAGGTGTGTGCTTTTCACTGCGCGACGTACCTAAATGAAGTCAGTTTGTATTTTAATGACCTCTGTTTAAATATCTACATTTTTAAGTTGTGGGAGTTGTACGCACGAGTGATTCTCTGTACCTCCACACCGATAAAAGATATGTAAACATGTGTTATTCAGGTGTTTCAAAGAAAGAGTTTATCGAACCCTCAGAAACTTAGCGATGACAAAATCGTTTTAAAACCAGTACGAGCATTGTGTATCGACAAGAGGCGCTCACTTGATCTGACGTTTTCGCTTTTGTTGACAATTCTTGGAGGAGTTACATGCCCCTTGCTCACAGACTGCGCTGGATGCTGCTGTGTCGTTTCCCACAATGCCTTATTTAGCGTAATTGACGACTTGTATGTGATCCGCGAGATTCGTTGCTGATGGTGAGTTTACTATGGTGCATGGCAGATGATAAAGCCCTTTGGATTCCATTAACTGCAATGACAggtaaatgcattttttaaagaatgaatatCTTGTATGTTTAAGAATTTAGAAGTGCGAGAAATTCAAAGAACATGTTTGAATCGATTCATTCAGTTTAGTTGTAACGTGTTATCAGATGCTTTGGCATGTTTTCCGACATACGATATTTCAAGATATATAAGTGTCGAACTTTAACAGtaacgtttttattttcaataagacTTTTTGTTCTCACAACCTTGGCTTACTGTACATGCAGTACACACCACTCAGTGATGCACATGTAACATGACACTGCCTCAAACGACGTGTTCATTGTGGAGGAGAGCAGATGTGATGTTCCATAGTGCCGGATATATATCTTTCTCTATCTGCCGGCTATAGAACATTTTGTTTCAATGGTAAATTTATATGTAGATGAAACCTTTCAGAAGCATCAGCTCAACATTGATCAAATTGACTTCAATATTTTTCTCTCATAATATTGCTGAACATATATTGATGTTGGCAATTTGGTAGAAAATTGATACGCTTTAGGTATATGTAGCATCTGTTTGGgatgaaaaatattatgaagCATAATGCAAATAATTACATTTGCTGGTATAGgggagagaaaaaaattcaatagttCATTCTACAATGTATATTAAAGAACTAACATAAATACATGCAATTGTGTACATGCATTCTTCATACTGATAGCGAACTGATAGCGGATCcggagtacatgtatatttttcacaCAAACTAAAAATAGTTATAAAAGATCCCTTTGACATGTCCTGagaatatttgaattttgattacggtttgtatataaatttaaaaggtGTGTAGATCAAGCCTCTGTTTACATGTGCTCCTCTTAAGTACACAGTAATCCATTAAACTAACTGCAATATTTTATGGCCTGTAGTGTTCACAAGAATTTAATGATTTACACCGCACATAAGATGATTGTAAAGGAAATGGATTGATAGTAGCTTATGAGACTACTCTGCCCAAGTAAAATGAACTCCTAacttcctgaaaattttacagtaCAGATTGATATCAACTATTTATAAAGCTCTTTAATTAGAATTTTTCCTGTACAGAATGTTGTATCAGCCAGTTTTGCATGATAGCGCTATTGCATGCATGTGTGCTTGATTGATGACGTCTTTATTAGaaagtaaagaaataaatttaaatcccCCGCAGATATAAAATGAAGGTGATGAATGCTTAGATGAAATGTCATTACTTTTTATCCAAGACATTGAAGACGTTTTTATTGCATAACGATGTTTATTTAATCTAACGAAGTGTCCATATATTCAATTACGCAAGTCATAAGAACAGCAATATTTAGCTAAAAGTTGCATCATCACCAGCTGAAACCAGTGTCTTAGATTCTTATCTGCCCAGTATGCAAAAATCATGTTCAGAAAATTTATCCATAATTTTCTTATCAGATCCATACATACTTCTGCATCTGTAATGAACTTTCCTGCACCATTTATTAAGTGGAGAATCTGTTTTGATACATAGACATACTATACACCCACAGCAGGGCTATAATCCCCCACAAACATGCGAGGATAATGTGTGTGTGATGCACATGGAGGCTGTGAAGATTTACCCACTGTGCTGCTGCCAGACTCTTTTCAgatgagaaagagagagaagtTACACACAGATACCATAAAATGAAAGCAGATGTACAATTCAAAACtatagaaaaagaaagaaatactaTCCAATACATGCAAATGACTGTCTGCAGATTGTCTATTGATGCAATATTGAGCAATGGATGTAATGTGAACAAAAGATATGGGGTATATATTCTTGGGCAGCTGATCAACCAAATTGAgttatggaaataaaaatacattaaaaattatgGAATAgcaaattatatgatatattttgttgtttttgataatattctttttttgggggggagggggagggggtgggggttaatgttgatagttttaaaatggtttttaaagatgaaattatgtttttaaactctcgctcacttaaaaagaaatatttttccttttaatatGAATACCAAATCACCCCTGTTGGTTCTGAATTAATCCGACAAATGAAAGATGTTTATGCATTAAATGTACTTTCTACCTTTTATGGGTAAATTATGGCTCGGAGAATGAATTTACAAATGTTCCAGCAGGCTGAGTTTGTCTAGGTTTATTGAGGGTGGGTTGCTGGCAGTGGAAAGAATTTGGTCACCATGTCCCATACATCGAGTGTTAATAGTACTTACCAGTATATACTCAAATATGATTGAATACTGGTAGgaataaaatgaatacatgtgAAGTAGGTTCAGAATGAATTGATCACTGGACTATAGTTGAATAGTTTTATAGCAGGAAATGTAATTACACAGTTGGTAAGGCCAATCATAGAATCTATGCTGTAAGCAAAGCCAGTGATTAAACCTAGTGATAATAGGAAGAGTCTGCATGATAGATAGGGGCTTTTTTTGATGAAGTCAGGAACCTGAGCTCTGCTGGCTGTCAGCTAGAGCTGACCATCAGGCTGGGTTCTCTGACATATGGGGGCCTTATCATTTAAGGATAATCATTTACAGTAAACAGGGGGTAGATCCTGGAGAGGAAATCAGACAAGCTTGGCTACTGTCTTATTATAATCAAGAGAATCTGTATTTATGAACAATTAGAAGGCAGCATATTGCATTATACTGGTACTTGCAAGAGGacatgttgtaaaaaaaaaaaaaccttatatatatcaaatgatGGATGTTTGTCATTATTTAATGCTTACCAATGATGATGTGTGCAAATAATTAGCCTCTTAAGACTTCACAGATAGAGGAGAATATTTACCTACTCAGAAAAGGTAATTAGATGGTTGCATCATATGTTGGGAGGAAGGCCCTGAAGTTATTTATAGAAACAGTATGTTCTTCATTTACTTATCCTCAGTAGCAACAGGTCATGCAGTAAAATGTTGCGAAGTTTCATCTCAGCTGGTACTTAAAGTACATTTGTATGCTTTTACATTACAATGAAATAGTTATATATAGTTACATGATAGCATTCAATGAATGTTGTAGTTACTGCACTATAAACTATTTGTAGCAGGTTTTTACACCCCATTGGAACATGAAGTGTTGCTGATCATACATTATAGAGGTAACCCAAGATTTAGGTCATCATTAATTAATGGGGGAAAGGTATTATTTAGCGACATTCCTAATGCTGGCagagaaaatttcattaaagtgTCCTACTCTCTCATACTAGAATGCAGTAACAGATGACTGGACCCTTTTAGTGTTGAGATCCCTGTGGTCCTTGTCACAGACTACCACAGGCAAGAGGGGAAGCCAGGATTTCCTAATTAAGCCAATCTCCCTCTCCCATGAACCAGCAATTAATACCATTGCTTCTAGAATTGAATAAAAGTATCTAGTTGCTGAATTAGCAGAATTGATTAGGgttctgatctggtttcaagtgaataaggatttgcaaattttaattgttaattaaaataaatgcacaACTTTGCACATTTCTGTGGATTATAATGAAAAGCAGTTTTCTTTAAATGGTGCATGTAACTGGGGAATTGCATATttattgatctttttttttgataagatgAGTAATGGTGATATTTAGGAGAATTTGGCTGGgtttaataaattgaattgaaaaaataatggtaTCATGATTAAGTGATGGATTTTTAGTCAGACTCGCATATTTTCTAGGAAAGGTTGGGACCTTGTTTTCACTGAGATGGGAAGCCAGTGACAGACTTGTAAGAATCAAATTATACAAGCTGTGAAGAGCTCTTAGAAAACTCATTCAAGTTCTAAATTCCAGGAACTGTGAAAAagaagggttttttttccatcatGAGTTCAGAATTATTGTAATTGAAGGTCGTAGAGCCTTGATGTCAATTAAGCCAATAATAGAAAGTGTGCAGTAAGACTTCATCAAAAAAGCACAAAAACTGTGGTTAGAACCAAGCAATCTTCTCCTCTCAAACACTTAACAGCTGTAAATTAGTTAATGAAATAGTAGTAGGCACAAAACATGATAATACAGACACAGTAGAGATGATTGTGGTGATTTTGCTTTAAAGTAAAGCTTAATTTGTCGTGTCTCACGATTATCTTCACTAAAACACCTACGTTCTTGTTATTCTCAATTGTTTATTCTGTTCTACCtctgtttattcttttttagCCCACCTCAgatgaaagctcaagtgaacttttctgataactttgtctgtccgtccgtaaactttttacatttcaacttcttctccagaaccaatggtccaatttcaaccaaacttggcacaaagcactattgggtaaaggggattcaagtttgtaaaaatgaaaagatGTAGCCTCTTTCAATGGAAAATAATtagtaatgaaaatttgttgttctttttttctccaaaaaattttctcaaaaattaatTGGCTAATAAAgtttaaacttgtatggaagcatcctcaggtagtgtagattcaagtttgttcaactcATGATCCCCAGAGGTAGGGTAGGGCAACAGTGGGTAACCTATGTTGTGCAAGCATAAGTTTCTAACCTGTGCTGTGCAAGCATATGTTTCTAACCTATGCTGTGATCAGTGTACAATATCCATATTCTATTTTACTGATTGTTGATACCAGCAGCAACTTTGAACAAACATCCTCAAATTTACCAGAAATTTTTAAGTGTGTAAAAgagattttaatttcatttttcaggTGTTTTCTCTGGGATAAAGTAAGATCTTCACCTTGGGTCGCAGTTAGAAATCCAGAAGCCATGTCGGTGTCTTCAGCCAGAGGGACAGTGTCTCCCATCACTTTGGTTCTCCTTGCAACAGTCCTCCTTATCCAGCTACCAGTGTCCTCGGCGTCAGAATCCAATGAGACTTGTAATGCATATGTTAAACCATGTTCAGGAGGACTTGTGTTCCCCCTGTGGCAACCAGTTTCCAATCTAAGTGTAGGAGACAAGATAGCAAGAGGGGCTGTCTACTTTTTAGGAATGGTCTATATGTTTTTGGGAGTTTCCATCGTTGCAGACCGCTTCATGTCTGCAATTGAAGTGATCACATCCAAAGAAAAGGAAGTCATTGTGAGAAAGCCTGATGGAACCACTACAACAGTCAACATCAAGATCTGGAACGAGACTGTTTCCAATCTAACATTGATGGCGCTAGGTTCATCAGCTCCTGAGATTTTACTCTCCGTGATTGAAATCTGTATTAACAATTTCCAAGCTGGAGATCTTGGTCCTAGCACCATTGTAGGCAGTGCAGCTTTTAACCTTTTCATCATCACTGCCATTTGTGTATACTGCATACCTGAGGGTGAAAATAGAACcattaaacatttacatgtattctttcTTACAGCTACTTGGAGTATTATAGCCTACCTCTGGCTTTATTTTATTCTATCAGTCTCATCTGTTGGGGTAGTACACATATGGGAAGCTATTGTAACATTGCTTTTCTTCCCAGCAACCGTTATAACTGCATATATAGCAGACAAGAGGCTCTTTCCATATGcatttttgtctaaaaaataTAGATCAAGTCGACACAAAGGCATGGTGGTGTCATCGGAGGGAGATCATGAGTTAGCAGACGGCAAAGCGAACCATCATGATGAGGTTGTTTTCAAAGGTGTCAGTGAAGAAAGTGATattaaagaaatcaaagaatTTGAAGAACACAGGAAAGAATACATGGACATTCTTCGTGAGCTGAGAAAGAAAAACCCTAATGCAGACATGAAAACACTGGAAGAAATGGCAGAGTACGAGGCAATCAATCGTGGACCAAAGAGTCGAGCTTTTTATAGGATTCAGGCCACTCGTAAGCTTACAGGAGGTGGAAATGTTGTCAAAAAGAGCAAGATCGAGCGCAAAGCAAGCCTTGATGATGTGAAGATTGAGGTCAAAGATGATTCGACAACTAGAGTATACTTTGATCCAGGACATTACACTGTGATGGAGAATGTTGGTACATTCTATCTCACTGTCACCAGAGAAGGGGGGGACTTGAACAAAACTCTTTATGTTGACTACAAGTCTGAAGATGGAACAGCAAATGCTGGATCAGACTACGAGAATGCAGAAGGAACAGTAGTCTTTTATCCTATGGAAACTCACAAACAATTTCCAATCACAATCCTTGATGACGACATCTTTGAGGAGGATGAGCATTTCTATGTTCGTCTCAGCAACTTGAGAACCGGGGACTCCCAGGGTATGTTCGACAGCAATAACAGTGGTGCAGGTGAGGTTAAACTGATACCCCCATTTGTGGCCACTGTCATGATTTTGGATGACGACCACCCAGGAATCTTCCATTTTGAGGAGAAAGAAATGAATGTGCCGGAAGCCATCGGTGAGGTCGAGATTAAGGTGGTAAGATCATCGGGAGCCCGAGGGACGGTCCGAGTGCCCTACTATACAACAGATGGGTCGGCCAAGAAAGGAAGGGACTTCGACACAACCGACACAGAAGTTATCTTCCATAACGATGAAACTGAGTGAGTACTTTTACTGTATTGATGCCTAAATTTAAAGGATAACAATTTACTTCAGTTGTTGAACATGATTGAAGTACTTTATAATAGTGTATAAAgtctttaaaattacaaatctatGATCTTTTATGAAGCAAAATTGCATGAGAGCAGCAtgcaacagaaattttaaatggGAAAACTGCAAGATTTACAAGAAACTTCAACAATGCTAGTAGTTGATTTTATAAGAGCTGTATTTCATAAATGGGCATCAGGACGTATGAATATTCTATTGTGTCTTTCACATTTGATACATTAAGTTTTGTCGTTCTTGTCCTATCATGTGTAAAGACTTACGCAATGTTTTGGTATAACACTggtattgaaaagaaaaaagcaTAACTGAAATTAGAAGTTGTGCAATATTCAGTTTAGAATAATGTCCTTgacttaaaaatataatgatctTCAAAGAATTTAGGTGGACTAAAATTTCTAGTACATTTAAAAGTGGTgtgtaatttctatttttattacatgaaaTGCAGGCCTGAGAGTTTATTAGagtgtaatttctatttttattacatgaaaTGCA containing:
- the LOC105346273 gene encoding sodium/calcium exchanger 3 isoform X2 encodes the protein MSVSSARGTVSPITLVLLATVLLIQLPVSSASESNETCNAYVKPCSGGLVFPLWQPVSNLSVGDKIARGAVYFLGMVYMFLGVSIVADRFMSAIEVITSKEKEVIVRKPDGTTTTVNIKIWNETVSNLTLMALGSSAPEILLSVIEICINNFQAGDLGPSTIVGSAAFNLFIITAICVYCIPEGENRTIKHLHVFFLTATWSIIAYLWLYFILSVSSVGVVHIWEAIVTLLFFPATVITAYIADKRLFPYAFLSKKYRSSRHKGMVVSSEGDHELADGKANHHDEVVFKGVSEESDIKEIKEFEEHRKEYMDILRELRKKNPNADMKTLEEMAEYEAINRGPKSRAFYRIQATRKLTGGGNVVKKSKIERKASLDDVKIEVKDDSTTRVYFDPGHYTVMENVGTFYLTVTREGGDLNKTLYVDYKSEDGTANAGSDYENAEGTVVFYPMETHKQFPITILDDDIFEEDEHFYVRLSNLRTGDSQGMFDSNNSGAGEVKLIPPFVATVMILDDDHPGIFHFEEKEMNVPEAIGEVEIKVVRSSGARGTVRVPYYTTDGSAKKGRDFDTTDTEVIFHNDETEKAILLKIFDDEEYEKNETFQIHLDEPSIVRRGSENDDDEIEPSREGRRESEAQQEEEHLSEMAKPRLGDIKTLCVHIQESYEFKNVVDKLLKKANVSLVVGTSSWREQFIEAITVSAGDEDDEEDEKLPSCMDYVMHFLTLFWKVIFACVPPTDYLGGWACFTVSIIMIGVLTLFIQDLATEFGCTVGLKNSITAISVVALGTSVPDTFASKVAAVNDRYADSSIGNVTGSNAVNVFLGIGLAWTIAAVYHAVQGNSFEVDPGSLALSVTVFCIEAVLCCTVIVVRRKFGGELGGPFKLRIVTVVFFVFLWLFYIIMSALVAYCVIPSI
- the LOC105346273 gene encoding sodium/calcium exchanger 3 isoform X1 → MSVSSARGTVSPITLVLLATVLLIQLPVSSASESNETCNAYVKPCSGGLVFPLWQPVSNLSVGDKIARGAVYFLGMVYMFLGVSIVADRFMSAIEVITSKEKEVIVRKPDGTTTTVNIKIWNETVSNLTLMALGSSAPEILLSVIEICINNFQAGDLGPSTIVGSAAFNLFIITAICVYCIPEGENRTIKHLHVFFLTATWSIIAYLWLYFILSVSSVGVVHIWEAIVTLLFFPATVITAYIADKRLFPYAFLSKKYRSSRHKGMVVSSEGDHELADGKANHHDEVVFKGVSEESDIKEIKEFEEHRKEYMDILRELRKKNPNADMKTLEEMAEYEAINRGPKSRAFYRIQATRKLTGGGNVVKKSKIERKASLDDVKIEVKDDSTTRVYFDPGHYTVMENVGTFYLTVTREGGDLNKTLYVDYKSEDGTANAGSDYENAEGTVVFYPMETHKQFPITILDDDIFEEDEHFYVRLSNLRTGDSQGMFDSNNSGAGEVKLIPPFVATVMILDDDHPGIFHFEEKEMNVPEAIGEVEIKVVRSSGARGTVRVPYYTTDGSAKKGRDFDTTDTEVIFHNDETEKAILLKIFDDEEYEKNETFQIHLDEPSIVRRGSENDDDEIEPSREGRRESEAQQEEEHLSEMAKPRLGDIKTLCVHIQESYEFKNVVDKLLKKANVSLVVGTSSWREQFIEAITVSADKDSGDEDDEEDEKLPSCMDYVMHFLTLFWKVIFACVPPTDYLGGWACFTVSIIMIGVLTLFIQDLATEFGCTVGLKNSITAISVVALGTSVPDTFASKVAAVNDRYADSSIGNVTGSNAVNVFLGIGLAWTIAAVYHAVQGNSFEVDPGSLALSVTVFCIEAVLCCTVIVVRRKFGGELGGPFKLRIVTVVFFVFLWLFYIIMSALVAYCVIPSI
- the LOC105346273 gene encoding sodium/calcium exchanger 3 isoform X3 produces the protein MSVSSARGTVSPITLVLLATVLLIQLPVSSASESNETCNAYVKPCSGGLVFPLWQPVSNLSVGDKIARGAVYFLGMVYMFLGVSIVADRFMSAIEVITSKEKEVIVRKPDGTTTTVNIKIWNETVSNLTLMALGSSAPEILLSVIEICINNFQAGDLGPSTIVGSAAFNLFIITAICVYCIPEGENRTIKHLHVFFLTATWSIIAYLWLYFILSVSSVGVVHIWEAIVTLLFFPATVITAYIADKRLFPYAFLSKKYRSSRHKGMVVSSEGDHELADGKANHHDEVVFKGVSEESDIKEIKEFEEHRKEYMDILRELRKKNPNADMKTLEEMAEYEAINRGPKSRAFYRIQATRKLTGGGNVVKKSKIERKASLDDVKIEVKDDSTTRVYFDPGHYTVMENVGTFYLTVTREGGDLNKTLYVDYKSEDGTANAGSDYENAEGTVVFYPMETHKQFPITILDDDIFEEDEHFYVRLSNLRTGDSQGMFDSNNSGAGEVKLIPPFVATVMILDDDHPGIFHFEEKEMNVPEAIGEVEIKVVRSSGARGTVRVPYYTTDGSAKKGRDFDTTDTEVIFHNDETEKAILLKIFDDEEYEKNETFQIHLDEPSIVRRGSGRRESEAQQEEEHLSEMAKPRLGDIKTLCVHIQESYEFKNVVDKLLKKANVSLVVGTSSWREQFIEAITVSADKDSGDEDDEEDEKLPSCMDYVMHFLTLFWKVIFACVPPTDYLGGWACFTVSIIMIGVLTLFIQDLATEFGCTVGLKNSITAISVVALGTSVPDTFASKVAAVNDRYADSSIGNVTGSNAVNVFLGIGLAWTIAAVYHAVQGNSFEVDPGSLALSVTVFCIEAVLCCTVIVVRRKFGGELGGPFKLRIVTVVFFVFLWLFYIIMSALVAYCVIPSI